The genomic interval ATAAAGGGCTTGAAGCTGGAGCCCGGCTGCCGCCAGGCCTGGGTCACGTGGTTGAACTTGTTCTTCTGGAAGTCGAAGCCGCCCACCAGGGCCTTGATGGAGCCGTCGCGCGGGTCGAGCGCCACAAATGCGCCTTCCACCTCGGGCAGCTGGGTGATCTCCCAGGTGCCTTTGGTGGTTTTCATGACGCGGATGATGGCACCGCGCCGGATCTTGATGTTGGGCGGGGCCTTGTCGGCCAGGCCCGACTGTGCGGGTTTCAGGCCGTCGCCGGTGATGTCCACGGTATCGCCGTTCTGGCGCACGGCGCTGATCTTTTTGGGGTTGGCATCCAGCACCATGGCCGACATCACGTCGCCGTTGTCGGGGTGGTCCACCAGGGCTTCGTCGATCGCGTCGTCCAGGTCGGCCGGGTCGGTGGGCAGGGTGACGAACTTTTCCGGGCCGCGGTAGATCTGGCGGCGCTCAAAGTCCATCAGGCCCCGGCGCAGGGCCTTGTAGGCAGCATCCTGGTCGTTGGCCTTGAGCGTGGTGTAGACGTTCAGGCCGCGGGTGTAGGTTTCTTCGCCGTACTGGGCAAACATCAGCTGGCGCACGGTTTCGGTTACGTATTCGGCGTGGATGCGGTCGCTGCCGATGCCCGTGCGCACGTGCAGCTCCTCTTTGCGGGCGGCGTTGGCCTGGTCTTCGGTGATGAAGCCGTTTTCTTCCATGCGGGTGATGATGTGCTGTTGCCGGATCTTGGCCCGGGTGGGGTTGGCGATCGGGTTGTAGGCCGAGGGGGCTTTGGGCAGGCCTGCGAGCATGGCGGCTTCGGCGATGCTGAGATTCTTCAGCGGTTTGCCGAAGTAGGCTTCTGCCGCCGAGGCAAAGCCATAGGCGTGGTTGCCCAGGAAGATCTGGTTCATATAGATTTCCAGAATCTGGTCCTTGCTCAGCGCGTGTTCCAGCTTGAAGGTCAGCAAAATCTCGTAAATCTTGCGGGTGTAGCTTTTTTCGGCCGACAAATACACGTTGCGCGCCACCTGCATGGTGATGGTGGAGGCACCCTGGCTTTTCATGCGGCCCATATTGGCCACGGCGGCCCGCACCATGCCTTTGTAGTCCACGCCACCGTGCTGGTAGAAGCGTGCATCTTCAATCGCCAGCACGGCATCTTTCATCACCTGTGGAATGTCTTTGATGGGGGTCAGGCTGCGGCGCTCTTCGCCAAACTCGGCCAGCAACAGGCCTTCGGCCGAAAACACCCGCAGCGGCAACTTGGGGCGATAGTCCGACAGCTCGGAAATATCGGGCAAATTGGGGTAGGCCACTGCCAGGGCCACGCCGATCACCATGGCCAGTGCCACCACGCCTGCCAGCGCCAGGCCCAGGCCCCATCCCAGCAGACGCAGCGACCAGGCCAGAATCTGCGAGCTCTGGTTTGCGTGGGGGGTGTTAGATGGAGGTTTGGAAGGCATAGGGCACGGCGAACAGAAAAGAAAAAAAGGGAGGGCGGTAACCGCAAATCGCCCCCATTTTGCCCTTACCCTCAAGGCTATTCGCCAAGAGCACGCGTGTACTTTTGGCAACGCTCTGTAGATTTACCTTTGGAAATATGCTTTGCTGGGGGTTAGTCTTACTGATAGCATCCCCGTCAAATGTTAATTTTTGTAGCATTCTGCTCAGTACCGGGAGAAAGATTTGATCTCATTGGGATCGTTGTTCAGTCGCAAACCCCAGCCATTGCTGGGTCTTGACATCAGTTCGTCCAGCCTCAAGCTGGTCGAGCTGGACCATGATGCGGTCGGAAACCTGGTGCTTAAGCGTTGTGCAATTGAGCCTTTGGAACGCGGCTGGATCACCGACGGCAATATCGAAAAATTCGACGAGGTCGCTGAAGCGATGCGCCGTCTGGTCAAGAAAAGTGGCACCCGCACCAAAAATGTGGCTATGGCCTTGCCGCCGTCTGCCGTGATCACCAAGCGCATTGTTCTGCCCGGTGGGCTGTCGGACATGGAGCTGGAGGTCCAGGTCGAGTCGGAAGCCAACCAATACATCCCTTTTTCGCTCGACGAAGTGAGCCTCGACTTTTGCGTGGTCGGCCCCAGCGCCAGTTCGGCAGGCGATGTGGATGTGCTGATTGCCGCTTCGCGCAAAGAAAAGGTGCAAGACCGCCAGGGCCTGGCCGAAGCCGCCGGGCTGAACCCGGTGATTCTGGATATCGAATCTTATTCCGCTCGGCTGGCCACCTCGCGCCTGATCGAACGCATGGCCAACCGAGGCGCAGATGCCCTGGTGGCGCTGTTTGAAGTGGGTGCCCTGGCCACCAGCATGCAGGTGATTTGCAACGACGAAGTGCTGTACGAGCGCGACCAGGCCTTCGGCGGAGCGCAACTGACCCAGTTGATCGTGCGCCAGTACGGGTTTTCGCAAGAAGAAGCCGAGAGCAAAAAGCGCAGCGGCGACCTGCCCGAAGACTACGGCAGTGTGGTGTTACAGCCCTTTGTAGAGAGCCTGGCCCAGGAAATCGGCCGGGCCTTGCAGTTCTTCTTTACCAGCACGCCCCACAACAGGGTGGACCACGTGCTGTTGGCGGGCGGCTCGGCGGCCTTGCCTGGCCTGACGGAGGCCGTTACCCAGCACGCATCGTTTGCCTGCAGTCTGGTCAACCCGTTTGAAGGCATGGAGATGGGCAACGACGTCCGGCTGAAAAAGGTGCTGCGCGAAGCGCCCTCGTACCTCACCTCGTGTGGGTTGGCCATGCGGAGGTTTCTGCAGTGATCCTGATCAATCTATTGCCGCACCGAGAAGCGGCACGGGCGCGTAGGCGTGAAACCTTCCAGGTGATGCTGGCGATTTCGGTTTTGCTGGGTGCCTTGCTC from Comamonadaceae bacterium OS-1 carries:
- the mrcA_1 gene encoding penicillin-binding protein 1A, producing the protein MPSKPPSNTPHANQSSQILAWSLRLLGWGLGLALAGVVALAMVIGVALAVAYPNLPDISELSDYRPKLPLRVFSAEGLLLAEFGEERRSLTPIKDIPQVMKDAVLAIEDARFYQHGGVDYKGMVRAAVANMGRMKSQGASTITMQVARNVYLSAEKSYTRKIYEILLTFKLEHALSKDQILEIYMNQIFLGNHAYGFASAAEAYFGKPLKNLSIAEAAMLAGLPKAPSAYNPIANPTRAKIRQQHIITRMEENGFITEDQANAARKEELHVRTGIGSDRIHAEYVTETVRQLMFAQYGEETYTRGLNVYTTLKANDQDAAYKALRRGLMDFERRQIYRGPEKFVTLPTDPADLDDAIDEALVDHPDNGDVMSAMVLDANPKKISAVRQNGDTVDITGDGLKPAQSGLADKAPPNIKIRRGAIIRVMKTTKGTWEITQLPEVEGAFVALDPRDGSIKALVGGFDFQKNKFNHVTQAWRQPGSSFKPFIYSAALENGFTPATIVNDAPLFFDAGVTGGQPWEPKNYDGKFEGQMTLRTALAKSKNMVSIRLLQAIGPKKEQEWITHFGFDPEKHPAYLTMALGAGSVTPMQMASAYAVFANGGYRVNPWLVAKVTDQRGKVLVETKAPVLDESVRTISPRNAFMMTNLLGEVTLRGTAAAAQRILKRPDVYGKTGTTNDSIDAWFAGYQPTLTAITWIGYDTPRNLGARETGGGLALPVWINFMETALNGVPVVVPVPPEGVTNAGGDWFYSEYGRSTGVTSLGLDDAQAAPGNSGNGVATPAPPANEERNRIIDLFKN